The following proteins are co-located in the Ancylothrix sp. D3o genome:
- a CDS encoding Uma2 family endonuclease → MIIKVSEKVSLQDFLQLPETKPAREYINGEIYQKPMPQGEHSIIQTDLATAINQIGRPQKLACAFTELRCSFGDGSVVPDITVFEWSRIPRLANGRIANRFEIAPDWTIEILSPEQSASRVIKKITFCLNNGTKLGWFVDPDDESVTIFEPNRTPSVKSDEEILTVLEVLGDWHFSVNKLFECLYLT, encoded by the coding sequence ATGATAATTAAAGTGTCTGAAAAAGTTTCATTACAAGATTTTTTGCAATTGCCAGAAACTAAACCTGCTAGAGAGTACATCAACGGAGAAATTTATCAAAAACCTATGCCACAGGGAGAACACAGTATAATTCAAACTGATTTAGCAACTGCTATAAATCAAATTGGAAGACCTCAAAAGTTAGCTTGTGCTTTTACAGAATTGCGTTGTTCTTTTGGCGATGGTTCGGTTGTTCCAGACATTACGGTTTTTGAATGGTCGCGCATTCCTCGTTTAGCTAACGGTAGAATTGCTAATCGCTTTGAAATTGCCCCAGATTGGACAATTGAAATACTTTCTCCCGAACAATCTGCTAGTCGGGTGATTAAGAAAATTACTTTTTGTTTAAATAATGGTACAAAACTAGGTTGGTTTGTCGATCCTGATGATGAATCCGTGACAATTTTTGAACCTAATCGCACTCCTTCGGTAAAATCAGATGAGGAAATTTTAACTGTTTTAGAGGTGTTAGGTGATTGGCACTTTTCGGTTAATAAATTATTTGAGTGTTTGTATTTAACTTAA